ATATACTTAGTTTTGTAAAATCTTACTGTAATCTTCTTGTCGGTCGAATGTAGCCGATACCTTAAGTCCCCCTGTCTTCGTGCAGTGAAATTTAATATTGTTAGCAAAGTGCTCCATAAGGCCAATACCCCGACCACTTTCCGCCATCGGGTCTGGTGCCACGCGACTGCGCGAGAAGCCAGTGCCTCCCTCTCCCTGATCGGTTACACTAATTTTGATTTGGGTTGTGTTTATCTCAATTTCGATTGTGATTATCTTGTTGGGATCCAGTCTGTTGCCATGAATCAGAGCGTTAATAAACGCTTCAGAGGTTGTCTGCATGACAGCGTTGCCAACATCTCTGCTGATCTGGTGTTTGG
This sequence is a window from Candidatus Zixiibacteriota bacterium. Protein-coding genes within it:
- a CDS encoding ATP-binding protein translates to MARYCYTYSSIAESEEQMLNQLEATLAKHQISRDVGNAVMQTTSEAFINALIHGNRLDPNKIITIEIEINTTQIKISVTDQGEGGTGFSRSRVAPDPMAESGRGIGLMEHFANNIKFHCTKTGGLKVSATFDRQEDYSKILQN